The Falco peregrinus isolate bFalPer1 chromosome 1, bFalPer1.pri, whole genome shotgun sequence genome has a window encoding:
- the PAOX gene encoding peroxisomal N(1)-acetyl-spermine/spermidine oxidase, protein MEGGGRRVVAVGAGLAGLGAAQRLRGHGSLRLLEAAPRAGGRVCTRPFALGLVEMGAQWIHGPSPGNPVFRLATHYGLLGPEAAREENQQAEVGGHPPLPSITYCSLGRALSPQVVSEAHDLFDTLLASARAFWGTKEPPVPSVGQYLREEIARRVPTWGGGEEDAQQLRLAVLATCLKLECCISGTHSMDLVALEPFGEYVSLPGLDCTFPGGYSSLPNCMLSALPEGTVLLNKAVRTIRWQGSFREEGDDARDFPVRVECEDGDSFLADHVIVTVPLGFLKEHHQDFFQPPLPEWKTEAIRHLGFGVNNKILLEFEQPFWEPQQQFIELVWEDESPLEKPSTDLEASWFKKLTGFVVLQPPEQHGHVLCGFIAGKESEHMETLSDAEVLSTMTRVLRTLTGNPHLPAPRSVLRSQWYSAPYTRGSYSYVAVGSSGDDIDVLAQPLPEDPEDPRPLQLLFAGEATHRTFYSTTHGALLSGWREAERLNQFFEAPSPTPRL, encoded by the exons atggagggcggcgggcggcgggtgGTGGCGGtgggcgcggggctggcggggctgggggcggcgcAGCGGCTCCGCGGGCACGGCTCCCTCCGCCTGCTGGAGGCAGCGCCCCGCGCCGGGGGCCGCGTCTGCACCCGCCCCTTCG CACTGGGGCTGGTGGAGATGGGGGCGCAGTGGATCCACGGCCCCTCACCAGGGAACCCCGTCTTCCGCCTGGCCACCCACTATGGCCTGCTGGGCCCAGAGGCTGCCCGGGAGGAGAAccagcaggcagaggtgggggGCCACCCCCCACTTCCCTCCATCACCTACTGCAGCTTGGGGAGGGCGCTGAGCCCCCAGGTGGTAAGTGAAGCCCATGACCTATTCGACACCCTCCTGGCCTCCGCCCGCGCTTTCTGGGGGACCAAGGagccaccagtgcccagtgtgGGACAGTACCTGCGGGAGGAGATTGCCCGGAGAGTCCCCACATGGGGGGGCGGTGAGGAGGATGCCCAGCAGCTCCGGCTGGCAGTTCTTGCCACCTGCCTCAAGCTGGAGTGTTGCATCAGTGGGACCCACAGCATGGACCTGGTGGCCCTGGAGCCCTTTGGGGAGTATGTCTCCCTGCCCGGCCTGGACTGCACCTTCCCAGG CGGCTACAGCAGTTTGCCCAATTGCATGCTCTCAGCACTGCCGGAGGGCACTGTCCTACTCAACAAGGCTGTGAGGACCATCCGGTGGCAAGGGTCCTTCCGCGAGGAAGGGGATGATGCCAGGGATTTCCCTGTTCGGGTGGAGTGTGAGGATGGAGACAGTTTCCTTGCTGACCACGTTATTGTCACTGTCCCGCTAG GTTTTCTCAAGGAACACCACCAGGACTTCTtccagcctcccctgcctgAGTGGAAAACAGAAGCCATTCGCCACCTGGGTTTTGGCGTCAACAACAAGATCTTGCTGGAGTTTGAGCAGCCTTTCTGGGAACCCCAGCAGCAGTTTATTGAATTGGTGTGGGAGGATGAGTCACCCCTTGAGAAGCCCAGCACTGACCTGGAGGCCAGCTGGTTCAAGAAGCTCACTGGATTTGTGGTCCTCCAGCCACCGGAGCA GCATGGGCACGTCCTTTGCGGTTTCATTGCGGGGAAGGAGTCTGAGCACATGGAGACACTGAGTGATGCAGAGGTTCTCAGCACCATGACACGCGTCCTCCGCACACTAACAG GGAATCCACACCTGCCCGCTCCCAGGAGTGTGCTCAGGTCCCAGTGGTACAGCGCTCCCTACACCCGGGGCTCCTACAGCTACGTGGCCGTTGGCAGCTCAGGGGATGACATCGATGTGCTGGCTCAGCCTCTGCCCGAGGACCCTGAGGACCCCAGG CCTCTGCAACTCCTCTTCGCCGGCGAAGCCACCCACCGCACCTTCTACTCCACCACCCACGGGGCCCTGCTGTCGGGCTGGCGAGAGGCCGAGCGGCTCAACCAATTCTTCGAGGCACCCAGCCCCACTCCTCGGCTCTga